GCAGGTGAGGGCTTTCTCTGAGGGCAGAGgtggctggggctgctcagctCCTGGTGTCCCAGGCTCTTGCAGAGGGGCTGAGGCTGGGCACGCTGCCCAGGTGGAGGCAGCTGcccagcctgctgccctggctctgtACACTTGCCAGGGAGATGTGGCTTTGCATCTTGTGTCTTGCTGGTGGGATGGTTGGACTCTGCTTTGGCAGCCAGGGGACCTGGCAGGGGGTGCCTGGGGATGCCAGGGCACCACACGGTGGCACCCCCCGGAGCTCTGTGGTTTTCCCCCTGGGCTCTTTGGCACATCTTCCACGCTGGGTGAGACTGGCAGCTCCCATGCCCCACATGTTCCCCCAGCACAGCTTGGCTGAGCATTTCCAAGGCCTCCATCTTCCTGCTCACCCTAAGGCTTACCATTCTCTGGAGTCCTCCTGGGCAGATCAGCaggacattttgtttttcaggaagaTGCCCTTTGACTCCTTTGCCACTGCTGGGGCCTCATCCAGTGCTGGGCATGAGCCATGCACAGCAGGCATCACCCCCATATTCACAGGGCTGAAGGACCTTCTGCTCCAGCTTAATGGCTGCAGTGTGGGGAACAAGTCCCATTCCCCATTTTTACAGAGGAGCTGTTTCAGCCAGGGCTGGGAACATCACCCCATGGCATGAGAAACCCCAGTCACCACCATGGCTTTCCTTAGGACATGTGCCGGGTCatgggcagggctgctggcatAGCTGGACATCCTGACACTGACCTGCAGGCATTGCTCCTCCACACTGGTGTGGGATGGTGTTGGACCTGGGACCCCTTGTCCAGTGCCTCCACAAATGCTTACCAGTGGTGAGCATGTCCTGGAGCTGGGCAAGGCTGGGTTGTCTCCTCTGCCACCTCTCCAGGCACATCTTGTGACCCTCCATGCCAGGACAGAAAGTTTCCAGCTTTTCTTAAGAAACTGCCTGTTCCCATCAGGAATGAGCACCATTAGCTAAACCAAGCTGGGGCACATGCAGCTTGTTAGTGATTGCTGGCTGCATTGCCCCATCACATTTGGCTACACCAGATTGCCCAGGTATCTTCTAGGTTGCTCACCTGGGTTGCCCATGCAGACGTGATGCCCCCAGACCCTGAGCTCTCTACCACCTCCTGCTCCTCACATGCTGGGCTTTGCCTATCATGCTGCCTGCATCTTGCCCCGTGTGCTGGCAGAACCCAGGGAGCCATGTGTTAGTCACAGCACACTTTCCCTTCCCGCACACACGAGAACCCCTCTTGGCATCTCATTGCAGCATTGCATGAGGTGACAGGTTTATTTTTAGTTCCCTTGTGCCCTAaccctttgtttaaaaaatcaCTGCTCCTCACAGGGTGGTTTCCCAGACCATCCATTTCCTTCGTCCATCCATCTCTGcacttagaatcacagaaccatagaatcttttaggttggaaaagacctttaagatcatccagtccaaccattaacctacactaccaagtccacactaaaccaatcaagggtagactagactaaaccatgtcccaaagtgccacatctacccgttttttgaacacttccactgatggtgactccaccacctctctgggcagcctgttccaatgcttgaccaccctttccgtaaagaaatttttcctaatttccaacctaaacctcccctggcgcagcttgagcctatttcctctcatcctatcgctaactacatgggagaagagaccaacacccacctcactacaacctcctttcaggtaattgtagaaagtgataaggtctcccctcagcctcctcttctctaagctaaacaaccccagttccctcagccactcctcataaggcctgttctctagacccttcaccagccttgttgcccttctctggacatgctccagcacctcaatgtccttcttgtagtgaggggcccaaaactggacacagtattccaggtgtggcctcaccagcgccaagtacagggggacaatcacttccctgctcctgctggccacactcttcctgatacaggccaggatactgttggccttcttggccacctgggcacactgctggctcatgttcagacggctgtctaccaacacccccaggtccttttcggccaggcagctttccagccactcttccccaagcctgtagcgttgcatggggttgttgtgaccgaagtgcaggaccgggcatttggccttgttagacctcatacagttggcctcggcccattgatccagcctgtccaggtgcctctgcagggccatcctaccctccagcagatcgacactcccacccagtttggtgtcatctgcaaacttactgagggtgcactcaatcccctcattcagatcatcgataaagatattaaacaaggctggccccaaaacagagccctggggaacaccgcttgtgaccagctgccaactggacttaactccatttaccactactctcagggctcggccacccaaccagttttttacccagcaaagactacacccgtccaagccatgagctgccagcttcccaaggagaatattatgggagacggtgtcataagctttgctaaagtccaggtaaatgacatccacagcctttccatcatctaccaggtgggtcaccaggtcataaaggagatcaggttggtcaagcaggacctgcctttcatgaacccatgctggctgggcctgatcccctggttgacctgcacttgcctgttgaaaGCCTTGCTTTTGCATGTTGCTTGGGTGAATGCTGCCTCTTCATGTGCTGGCATTTACTCCTCACTTTGCTCCTTTTTCCATCCATCATGGAGGCTGTGGCAATGCAAATAGCTTCACCTTCTTCCTTTCGCGCAGTGGCATGCTTGGTTCCCTGTCCCACAGGCTGGCTGCCCTTGTCTCAGCTACAGCTGGTCCGAGCTGAATGGTGCTGGCCAGCCATCTCCAGGCAAGTCTTCCCAGTGTCACTTCTGAGGTTAGTGTTAAAGGCTGTGGTTAAACATCCTCCCTGATGCAGTGGAGACTGTCTTCTCACCAGTGGCATCTTCAGATGTCTTGTCCAGGCATGGCCAAATAGACCAGAAGGACCTCATGGGCCTTTCTGCTCATCCGTTGTCTTCTCTTAGCTCAATGTCCTTATCTAATAACAGGCCAATGCCTGGTGTAGTTTTTCTATGCTTCGttaaattttctgtgaaaaccACTTTGCATAGgcttattttttgtttaccAATAATGTAAGGACAGGGGAGCATCTGCCCTGACCTGGGCTGTGGGGCCGTACTGTGGTGTCACAGCTGCTcagaagagctggagaaaggaTATGCACCCTCAGCTGTGCTCCTACGAGCATGGGCATGAGCTCCTGGGCCTGGACCTGCCTTGAAAGACTGGGTCCTTGTGTGTGGAAGCCCTTGATGGACTTCAGCCAGTCATGCATTGGTCTAACCATGCTTTCAGCCccaagtgggtttttttggcagcaTATGGCAATAAGCTTTGTAgcttcattttggttttatcaatcagaagaaatctctttttatttggtttcttgTGTCCCTTGCCAGTGCCTGGTCTGCATTTATAATACTCTGAGTATTTGCAGCAGTTGCTCTGATGCACCTTCTGGGATGGATGATGATCTGAAGATCATGAGATGAGACCATGCTTGTTGGATAGGACAAACTGTGAAGGCCCCAAAGTACTatcccctttccctgccattCACCTCTGGCTCAACCACCCTCTTGCACACACCATCCCTCACTGCCCTTCCAAGGACCCCCAAGCCTGGGTGGGGCTTGGGGATGCTGAGCAGTGTGGACACCCATGGGGGCAGCCAGTTAAGCGGGGAAGCTCATAGTCATGGGTAAAGTGCTCCATGAGTCTGGAGGCTTTGAAGAAGTGCTGCTGGCAAAGAGCACCATCCCCTCCCTAGGCATCCTCAATTGTCAGGGAGTTTTGAGCAATAATTACATTGATACAATCCAGCAGGGAGAGTGTGCAGCAGAGCGCTGCCCACAAGGTGCCCGGGCTGGGGACACTGCCGCGTCCCCGTCACAGTGATGGGTACCACCTGCTGCTCATCCCCAcaagctgctgcagagggtAGGCACTCTGTATCCATGTGGCTTCTGCATGGGCTTGCTGTCCCAGGAGGAAATTTTCCTTCCCTACATTCTCCTCCCAGCtcagcagccctggccccagggagccAATGGCCAGGTGGCCCCGCGTATTAGCCTGAGCTGTCATCCTGTTAATTACCTTCGGGCTAATCCTGGCTGAGCTGGGCCAGGGCAAGTGGTGCTCAGCTGCCAGCCATGGCTGCACAtacccctctgccccccagcctcCGCTGGGGTTTGGCGGCATTCAGCAGCTCCCTCTTCATCAACAGCAAGACGCAGGACAGCGGTGCTGCCCACACCTACCACCCAGGTACGGGCAGCAGGGCTTGGCAgcagaggggtttggggggattttGCTGTTGCTTCATCACCATGAGCCTGCTCAGCACATCACCAAAGCACCCGGGTACCTCTGAGCCGGGAGCACCCAAAGGGTCACTGCACCCACCCACTGATGAGGGGAAGCAAAAATAAGTGCATTTGCTGCAAACGGACATTCTTGCTACCCAGACGTCCCCCAGGCATGGCAGGGACCATTGCTCTCCCCTCTGTGAGCTGCAAGGCAGGGGCTCCCTCTGGGCACCGAGTCCCTGGGAGtgctgggcagccctgcccacccctgcctgTCCTACCTAGCCCACGAGGTGCTGGCCAGCCTGCCCCTCCAGATGATGCTCTACTTCAACATCTACTACTTCCCGGTCTGGTGCCTGGCTGAGGGGATGATGCTGCAGCTGAAGGTACCGTCctgtggggcacggggggtggggggtgaggggtgaccctgctcctgcccaacctccctgggcaTGCAGGGGCCACACTGAGCCGGGGAGAGGGGAGCCTCTTCAAAATTACTAGGTCCACACACATGAGGAAAACATCCTGCCCCCCACAAGACAAGATGGCTCACTTCCAGCTCCCAGAAATGGAAATCGTGAGAACAACCACTGAACTTTCCAGGCACAGAAGGTTAAACTGGGAGGGCAgagtgggcagggctgggcaccaGCATGGGTGGAAGctagcagagcatggggagctgggCATGGGGAGGAGGGCACAGGGAGCTGGGCACGGAGCACAGGGGATGGGAAACTGGGTATGGAGAGCTGGGCATGAGGCccagggcacagggctggctgggaCAAGGCTGTGCCCCCATTACAGTACCACCTGCTGCCTCAGCACTACCAGTTCCTGCTGGTCACTGCTTTCCTCATCCTCTCACTGGCTGAAGGCTCCCGCCTCTACCTGGGCTATGTAGGGAACCTGCAGGAGAAGGTAAGTGCTGTCTCTCTACCCTGGCTGCAAGTCCCCTGTGCTCGGTGAGGGATGGccctgctggaggagctgtggCTATGCTGGAGTGTTGTCAGTCCTATGCCCAGGACCTGAGTGCCCGTTCCTCCTTGGAGTCCTGCCTGGAGCTgtactgggaggggacagagggtgcaggcaggacCTGGAGGCAGAGGACAAAGGGGACCCACTCGCTTCCCTGCTGTATCCCTCCCTCTGCTGCGGCTGTGATAATCCAGCACTGGGCTTGACAACATCCGACCACATCCAGGCACAGCTCCACATGGCAGGGACATCCCTGGTACCTGGGTGTCAAGGTCAGCAGAGTGGCCAATGCAGGGAGCTCCTGGGGCAAAGAGggcccccaccaccaccaccaatggCCTCTGCACTCCATCTCTGCTCCCACAGGTGCCTGAGCTGTCTGggttcctcctcctctccctcctgatccagctccccctcctgctcttcctgctgACAGACAGCCACATCATCCGCCTGCCACTGGAGATGGCTGTGCACAGCATTTTCCTGGCCTTCCTCGTCACTGAGATCGTGGCTTCCTTCCTTGCACTGAAGACCATGACcaagcagctggcagcacagtTCTACCTGCAACAGTTCAAAGAGGGCAGCAGGGGacggctggggcaggggggcacaggcagctgaGGAGGGGTGATGCTGTGGGATCCCTCCATCCCACACAGTCTGTCCTAGCAGGGAGCATTAAACTGTGCTTGGACCCCCACTGCGCCTCCACACACTGTATTTTTGAGCCAGGGAGCTCAGTGGCTTGTGGGGTTCCCAGAGCACCCCATGGGCATGgacccagccagtccctgcccTGCACCAGGCCAACACAGCCCCAGGCAGGTAGGAGCACAGGGTTCAGCATCACCAAACTGCTCAGGCTGACCCTAGGGCTATGCTCATCCTCGCAGAGGATCAGCCCTAGCAGAAACCAGGGGGCACAAGAGCCACTGCACCCCAGGCAAGCAAGTaccagcccagggctgccacCTTAAGCTCAGCTCTTAAACCCTTCCAAAGGGGGGGTGGCAGCCCTGCTACTCCCTGGGGAGCTCCCAAGGATCTCAACAGCTTGCATGAAGCCATCGCAGCTGGAAGCATGCAGGGTGCTGTGAGGTGCAGCAGTGGCACCACAAAACCTTTGCAGCCAACCCCAGGCTAGAGACAGAGCAGAGCCACCTCCTGCTTTCTGAACAGCTTTATTTCATTGCATCCCTGTTTTTCACAGGAAATCAAGGCCCACAGCCATGTGGAACGTGAAGAAGCACAAAGTGCTTTAAGCCTCCTGTGCTGAGCATGCGCCAGCTGCTTCCTAGCAAGCTCTAGTTCCCACAGCAGctccacagcacagctctgctcagtCACGGGACAGTCAGTGCTGGAAGCTGCACATGGGATGGCTTTGTGTTCCAGGAACCAAGAACTTCTGCTGATGCAAATGTTTCTCCAGGAAAGGCAGACCCTAACCCCAGCAGCACACACTCAGGCCAGGAgaacagctgcagctgtgccccCATCACATCTACCTGGAGGTTACTCTGGAATGAAGGGTGCTGGTGGCAGAGCATTCCCGATCTCCCTAAGCCGCAGCCTCAGTCTTACCTTTAGGGGGTTTTGCCTGCAAAACAAACAGGGGCATCTTAGCATGCTAAAGGCAAGGGGACAGCCCAGGCAGGTGGTCCGGTGCTGCTCTGCTCACTCCCATGTGACCAGATTAATTGAGACTCTCACTCCACTTTTGATTTGAGATCAGGCATTAGGaacagcttttcttcccccagtAGGAtggtgcagccctgcagctgggggatCTCTGTCCTCAGAGGTTTCTAAGACTCAGACAGATAAAGCCAAAGATGACCCAAGCTAGGGCTGGCAGCTCTCCTGTTCTGGGGGGAGCCTCCCAGCCCACACCCTGCAACTCATTGATTCACCAGGGCTTGGCAGTGCCAAAGCAGGAAtcacacacagaaagaaaacctgtcACTGAACTGCAGCGTCAGCACCAACACAGCGCCAGGGTGCACTCTGAAGAGCTGCTCTGTCTCTCCACATGGAGTTCAGCCAGATTCAGTTTGGAAGAGGGTGAATAAATGTGGAGCTGGGTCAGGTTTCTACTGTAAGGTCCCCTCGGGGATTCCTTGTTGTCCAACAGCAGTTGAGGTCATAGTACAGCTTTCCCTGCAGTCCAGGCACCAGCTGGGTCCCTCTCTTCCATTCTGCTGTCTGTTGTCATTAAACTTGTAAGAGTTTAACCTCTGTCAGGTTCAGTTCAGACCAGGCAAGCCCAAGAGTCAAAGACTAAGAACTGCTCCACTGAGGTTTTCCCAGATCTTGTGAATTGAGTTTTAACCAAGgggcagaaaataattaaatccaCTTGCAAAACTTCACTCCAACCTCATCTCTCCAAAGTGGCCCCCATCCTTACCTCCTCAAACTTCTCCTTCCAATAGAAGTCAGCCTTCGCATCCAGGTAAAGCAGAACCAGGTCACAGACCACCGTGGCCTGGAGACAGACAAACGCAGCAGGGCAGTCGGCAGTGAAACTTGCTGCAGGAGTCCCAGGAAGTTTCTGGCACTGGCTGCCCACCCAAGCCCTGCAGCCGGCTGCAGGCCAAACTCCAGCACCTGATCAGTGTTGGGGGCAGCAAGCCTGACCTGCCTCCAGCCCAGGccacccaggcagctccacCAGGTTCTCTTTGACCCAATCTGCTCCCATTAGCTGCAGAGGAGGTTAAATGTGATCATCTGGGCTGCAATGCATGTACACAGGGTGAGGGCTGGTCCAGCAGAGAGCCACCATCACAGCCATGTAAGGGACTGGGATGAACACGTCTGGGAGGAAAGAGGGGGCAGGTGGGAGAGCCTAGGCTCCCCGTTACTCTGCTGAAAGGGAAGAGCCACAGAATTGCTCTACAAGGGGCTGCCCCATCTCGATGACTGCAATGCCATGTCTATCCTCGAGCCGGTCACTGGCTCCCTTTAGAGTCAGGGGAGAAACACAGAGAGGTGTTGTCTCCTGCTGGCCAAGACAGCTGGAGCAGACCAGACAGCAATGCCCCAGCAATATGCCTTCCCAGAATCAACAGAAACACCCAGCCTCCATGAGATGTACCCCTGACAGTGCTCCTTGATCCAGCAGTGTCATTACTGCTAATgatcacaaacagaaaaatgggaaatagCACCCTGCCAGACAGTCTCCCctcccaggctggcaggcacCCAGGCAGCCTTgtgcccaggcaggcaggggaaacAACAGATGAGTGGCAAATCCCAAACCATGGATCAAAGGAAAAGAGTGTATATGGAGTACTCACAGCACCAAAGAACGCAATGCTTGTGCCAAAACTCACAGCAGCAGGAATTATGCTGAACTTCCCAGCCTGGTGAGAAACAGTGGGTGGAGGGGGAAGACAGTGGGTGAACAGTGACACTGGGCAGCATGCTTAAAGCcagggaggtgctggaggaAATCGGGGTCATTTCTCCATGTCCAGCTGTGGGAACCTGACTGCTATTGCCTTGACTCAAAACCCCTCTGGCTGTCAAAGAAGGGATTGAAGCAGCTCGTGATTTGGTGGCAGCAGAGGTTACTGTGACCCACCTACtcctgcaggcacagcaggacCCTCCCTCTTGCTGTAGGACCCCAGTAGCCGCCACCCACAGAAATACATCCCAGCAAACACAGCCCTGATGTGATGTGTCCCTCTCTGCTCATTTAAATGAGTCTGGTATCTCTaaggaaagagatttttggGTTCCTGTCTCTCTCACGGCTATTCTCTCCTGCTCCACACCTCCTGACCTGGTCCTACTACCCAGAAGTGGTGCACCCTGTCCTGCACTGTGTGCTTCACCCTTTTCAGGTGAAAAGGCCACTGCTAAGCATGACAGACCAGCTGTGGACATCTCCTGGGGTGGCAAGTCCTCTCAGCACAGGCTCCGTCTTGCACAGTTGAGTATTGAGTTTGTCAGTGATGCTGCACAGAGTTAGTGTCAGCCATGATCATACCCATGCCTTTTCTCCCTGAGGGTACAATTAATCAAGAAGGGATTAATTGCCCAGGTTCAGAAAAGTTCAGGTTGATCTTTGCCAGGGTGCTCTCACCACAAGACCCTCGGAGATGCTCACAGGCCCCCTGCCCAGACAAGCTCACCTTGCCTACAAGGCCCACCACTTCACAACACACATATCAGATCCTTAGCAAGGGAAGCCTCCCTGCTCAGGGCATTACCAAGAGGTTTCTCTTCAAATGAGAGAGAccattttttcctgctctgcttgGAAAAATCTGGGAAGAGGTGAAAAGCTCACCACCAGAGGGGAGAAGTGACACCAGCAGGAAGCcatggggctggctgcaggagagagcagcagggagcagtgCGAGGAGTCAGCCCCAGTGACAGGGCTGCCAGGACTGCCCATGCAGAGTCTGTAGAGGAGACAGTACCTGGCCATGCACGGAGATGTCAAAGCGGATGCCATAGAGCTTCAGCAGGTTCCggtagagctgctgctgggagtcCCAGTAGTAGGAGGCAGTTCTGTGGGAGACATTGGaagcagctcagaaagccaTGGCAGCTCTGCACAGGCAATGAGGGAAGAAGGCTGCCAGTGGTGTACAATTGCTGGGGCTACCATGTGCCTGTGCACACCTTGTGTCCTGCAGTGGGCTGGGACATGGGTGATGCACGTGCTGCCATGACTCACTAGCTTGGCATCAGGAGCAGGGCATCAGCATCCACTcagcacccagcccagggtCACTGGGAGCATGCAGCTCCTAGCATGCCTGGTTCAGGGTCAGCACAGGCATGGACAGCCACACATCCCTGCCTTCAGGCAGGTAATGCCTTACACAGCTCCAAACAGAGCAGAGCTACAAGGTGCAGGAACTACCATGGTACCCCAGTACTGACAAACCCTGTGCTGAGTTACCACATCCCattgtccctgctgctcctttcagGGCATCCATCAGGAATACTAAGATCTCAAATGATTGCCGTGTGCTCAACCCACAGCCTGTGTGGCCACTTTCCCAGCATTCTCACCTAAAATTGTACCTCCTGTCCTGCAGGCTGAAGGAGTACTGTGGCTGGCACTGGGCAGCAGGGTGATCCAGGTCGCAGTCCCACTCGATGCGAACTCCGATGCTCCCCCCctgcaaaacacatttttttccaggagaagCACAGGATCAGAGATTTGCCAAGTTCTTTACTGTTCAGACATTCACAGAACACACATTCCCTTAGGATTTCAGGGGTCTGTCCTGTTCCCCATCCCTTGCCCACATCCTTGGAGAATTtggagtcacagaatcatagaatcatttaggttggaaaagacctttaagatcatccagtccaaccattaacctaacactacgaagtccaccactaaaccaa
This sequence is a window from Pelecanus crispus isolate bPelCri1 chromosome 11, bPelCri1.pri, whole genome shotgun sequence. Protein-coding genes within it:
- the LOC104029258 gene encoding transmembrane protein 17B — its product is MAAHTPLPPSLRWGLAAFSSSLFINSKTQDSGAAHTYHPAHEVLASLPLQMMLYFNIYYFPVWCLAEGMMLQLKYHLLPQHYQFLLVTAFLILSLAEGSRLYLGYVGNLQEKVPELSGFLLLSLLIQLPLLLFLLTDSHIIRLPLEMAVHSIFLAFLVTEIVASFLALKTMTKQLAAQFYLQQFKEGSRGRLGQGGTGS